A part of Olleya sp. Bg11-27 genomic DNA contains:
- a CDS encoding nucleoside deaminase gives MINPFDDTYFMKKALQEAEEAFDKGEIPVGAVIVIKDRIIARAHNLTELLNDVTAHAEMQAITAAANFLGGKYLKDCTLYVTLEPCQMCAGALYWSQISKIIYGARDDERGCIALNTKLHPKTKMKGGVLAEEASALLKRFFIQKRNLN, from the coding sequence ATGATAAATCCATTCGACGATACTTATTTTATGAAAAAAGCACTTCAGGAAGCTGAAGAAGCTTTTGATAAAGGCGAAATTCCAGTAGGTGCTGTAATTGTTATTAAAGACCGTATTATTGCTAGAGCGCATAATTTAACAGAGCTTCTAAATGATGTGACTGCACATGCCGAAATGCAAGCGATTACTGCTGCTGCTAATTTTTTAGGTGGTAAATATTTAAAAGATTGTACGTTATATGTGACTTTAGAACCTTGTCAAATGTGTGCTGGTGCTTTGTATTGGAGTCAGATTTCTAAAATAATATATGGGGCAAGAGATGACGAACGAGGTTGTATTGCGTTAAATACTAAACTACATCCTAAAACTAAAATGAAAGGTGGTGTGCTGGCAGAAGAAGCGTCAGCATTATTAAAACGTTTTTTTATCCAAAAACGAAACTTGAATTAG